One genomic window of Solanum dulcamara chromosome 10, daSolDulc1.2, whole genome shotgun sequence includes the following:
- the LOC129870385 gene encoding uncharacterized protein LOC129870385, translating to MGIWDFISSGTETVKRNTPDLATPVTKVCERSYYYSAATVRKIDDELQKLGQYIYMPDEEGRAKIVNFSTKFVKNASFYAVKEAANIFIPGGRAVSQIYSQTVREMEIESKKNQNMWRDKEITGISSKDTSSTGSLGLLDGAEILEKREPQLVSENKVEADSFTHQTPEDVLRVFMMKEFIGTRYLDDLLVPDHQQQKKA from the exons ATGGGAATCTGGGATTTCATAAGCTCCGGCACAGAAACAGTGAAACGGAACACACCGGATCTAGCAACTCCGGTGACGAAGGTATGTGAAAGATCCTATTATTACAGTGCGGCCACCGTCAGAAAGATCGACGACGAACTACAGAAGCTGGGTCAGTACATTTACATGCCTGATGAAGAAGGCAGGGCTAAAATCGTCAATTTCAGTACAAAATTCGTCAAAAATGCTTCCTTTTATGCGGTTAAAGAAGCAGCCAACATCTTCATCCCTG GTGGAAGAGCAGTCTCCCAAATTTACTCTCAAACAGTTCGCGAAATGGAAATCGAGTCTAAAAAGAATCAAAACATGTGGCGTGACAAGGAAATAACTGGCATTTCGAGTAAGGATACCAGTAGTACTGGTTCTCTGGGATTGCTCGATGGGGCAGAGATTCTGGAAAAAAGAGAACCACAGTTAGTTTCTGAAAATAAAGTTGAGGCTGATTCATTTACACATCAAACACCTGAAGATGTCCTACGAGTCTTCATGATGAAGGAATTTATTGGCACTCGTTATCTGGACGATTTACTGGTTCCTGATCATCAACAACAGAAGAAAGCATAA